TCCTGTCTGTGCGCGATACCGAACCTGTCTTAATCTGGCCGCATCCGCAGGCTACTGCCAGATGGGCAATAGTAGTATCTTCGGTCTCCCCGGAACGGTGGGAAACAACCGCTTTGTATTTATTCTTCTTAGCCATTTCTATAACCTCAAGCGTTTCCGAGAGCGAGCCGATCTGGTTTAATTTGACTAAGATGGCATTGCCTATTTTCGCAGCAATACCTTTTTTGAAAATTTTAGGGTTCGTTACAAAGATATCGTCGCCCACCAGTTGTATTTTGCCCCCTAATTTTTTAGTCATCTCTTGCCAGCCCGGCCAATCATGTTCAGAGAGGCCGTCCTCAATGGATAAGACAGGATATTTATTCACCCAATCCTGGTATATAGCAATCATCTCTGATGAACTCTTACGGGATTTTTCAAACTCATACGCGCCATCCTTATAAAAAGAACTGGCAGCGCAGTCCAAAGCCAGACAGATATCGCATCCGGCTTTATAGCCTGCTTTTTCAATGGCCTGTAAGATCAAATTCAGCGCTTCCTCGTTGGAATTCAAGCTGGGCGCAAACCCGCCTTCATCGCCCACAGAGGTAGATAGGCCTTTAGATTTTAAAATGGATTTTAGGTTATGAAAAGTTTCCGCGGCATACCTTAGGGCCTCGCGGAAGGTCGGCGCGCCTACAGGCATAATCATAAACTCCTGGATATCCAGGTTATTGTCCGCGTGCAGCCCGCCGTTTAAGATATTCATCAACGGTACAGGCAAGATTTTTGCCGTATTGCCGCCGAGGTATTTATACAACGGCTGCTTTTTAGTTAATGCCGCTGCCTTGGCTACGGCTAACGATACGCCCAGGATTGCATTCGCCCCGAGCCGGGATTTATTTTCTGTGGCATCCAGGCCTATCAGTAGCTTATCGATTTTAGCAAAATCCGCAGGCTTGCCTTTTATTTTGGGAGCAATTATGGTATTAACATTATCTACTGCCTTTAATACCCCTTTGCCTAAATACCTTTTTTTATCCCCATCCCTTAACTCCAATGCCTCATTATCCCCGGTTGATGCGCCCGATGGCACAGCCGCACGCGCCAGGATACCCGTATCCAAAAGAATATCTGCTTCTACTGTGGGGTTACCGCGCGAATCCAAAATCTCCCTTGCTATAACTTTTTTTATCTTTGCCATAGTTTGACCTCCTTAATAATAAGCAGAAAAATTCTATCACGAATAATCCTTTAGTCAATAGAAAACAATTTTTAAGGCAAGGGACAGGTACAAGATTGAATCCGCACCAGGTGCCCGATTAGCTTCGCACCAGGTGCGAAAGATAGGTTGACAGGGGTATAAAATTATGATATTTTATTTTGCATAGGATAAATATGAACTGGCGAAAGATTAAATTATTTATTAAGTTGCACTGGATCGGCATCACCATAGCCGCTTGTGCTGCTATTATCGGCATATCCCTCATAATATTCCTGCGCAATGCCATTATCGCCTGGCAGACCTCCGAATCCTATTTCAAAAAAGCCACCCTCGCCCAATCAGTAATAAGTTTTTACATCTGGATAGTAGTTTACATCATCTCTATGCCGCTAATGGGCTTGACTTGGATGTGGATAATGTCAGGCGGGGTCGCCAAATTCGGCCGCCTGCATAAAAAGGCGGTAAGCGGCGAAGATATCCGTATACACTGGGCAGATGTCATCGGCATGGAAGAATCCAAGGAAGAGGCAAAGGAAGTAATGGGCCTGATTACTGACCGCGCCCACCTGCAGCGCATCGGAGGGCAGATTTTAAGGGGCATACTGATGATCGGGCCTCCGGGTTGCGGAAAAACTTACCTGGCCAAGGCCATTGCCACAGAAGCGAACCTGCCCTTTATAGCTATGTCAGGCTCGGAATTTATCGAGATGTTTGTAGGGGTTGGCGCAAGCCGCATCCGTAAGCTTTTTAAACAGGCGCGCCAACTGGCTTACGCTGAAGGCGGATGCATCATATTTATTGATGAATTAGACGCCGTAGGCGCGCAACGCGCGGTTGACCGGGGTTTCGGCGGGCAGACAGAATCTAACACTACCTTAAACCAGCTCCTCATAGAAATGGATGGGATGAAAGAAAAGGATTGCAACGTCGTGATCATCGGCGCCACTAACGCCCCTGAAGGGTTCTTAGACGCTGCCCTTATGAGGCCGGGCAGGTTCGACCGTAAAATCTACATTGACCTGCCTAATTTAGAGGAACGCGAGAAATTATTCGCCTATTATTTAAAAGACGTAAAATATGACCCCTCCATTGACCGTATGAGGCTAGCCAGGTTAACCGTGGGCAACAGCCCCGCGGATATTGCTAACCTTATTAAAGAATCGGCGCTTATTGCCGTCCGGAATAAAAAAGAAGTAATCTCTATGAAAGAAATCTCCGAGGCCTATGACCGCGTGGAGATGGGCATTAAACACAAAATCGTATTTAGCCAAAGGGACCGGGAAAAGATTGCCTATCATGAAGCAGGGCATGCTATTGCCATGTATTTCTTTGCCCCGCATCAGGACGTATTCAAGGCTACGATTTTATCCAGGGGCGGCGCCTTGGGATTTGTCATGCCGCACCCCCGCGAAGAAATACACGTGCGCAACAAAGAACAGTATCTGGGGGATATCAAGGTAAACTTAGGTTCCTATGCGGCGGAAAAACTGAAATTAAATATTACCACTTCCGGCGTAAGCCAGGACTTCACCACAGCCATGTGGATTGCCAAGCGCATGGTCTGGGAATGGGGCATGGGAAAATCCGGCCTGGTAGGCAATTATAGTCTATTAGAAACGATGAGTTCGGATTACGGGATATTTAGAGGAGAGAATGTTTCCTTCGTCTCGGAAAAAATCAAAGAGCAATTAAATAATGAAGTGCAGGAGATACTACAGGAATGCCTTAAAGAAGTAGAAGGTTTGCTCAAAAGGGAATCTGCCCTGCTTGACCGCTTTGCCCAGGAGCTGCTCGCCAAAGAAGAACTCAATTATGATGAAATTGAAGCTATCTTTAAAGAATTCGGTAAGGCCCGCCCTCCTTTTTAGCCTCCTTATCTGTTTTAATCTCACCGGCTGCCAGTGCCGGCCTATTGAACCTACCTATAAGGAAGAAAACCTCATTTCCACGGTAAAACAAATCTGCAAGGACGAATATAGCCTGGATGTGGCCACCGGAAGGACCCCCACCACCCTCTGGGTTTATGCGCCCGTGGATAAAATCCTGCATAAAGATTATGGAAAACAAGAAGACAAAATATTCGATGATGAGATAACAGAAAAATTAAGGAACATACTCATCACTATCGGCCGGGTATTACTCAGCTCTGACCATACCCCGGAATTTTTCGTGCTGGTAATCTCGGATATAAAAATCGGCATAGATTATGCTATTTTCGCCAATGTGCTGGATATCAAAAAGACTTACGCCGACTCCATGCCTTTTACCGAAACCCAAAAAAGGTACGTCTTCAGGTTTGCCCTGGCCCCGCAAGCCATAGGAGATAAGACCGGAAAACACATCCAGATATACGATATCAAGTTAGGGGATTTTCTCGCCCAACAAATAACGCAAAGGGTCTCTATTATTTTTCAGGGGGAAGATTTTAAGAAATATTTTAAATTAGAAAAAATTGACGGGCTCTTCAATAACGGAAATTTTATCTTCGCGTATTCCATACGGGAGACAACCAGGCCTGACAAAGGCATAAACGCGATGAAAGAAATATTGGATACAGCCGCCTATTGCATCAGGACGTATGAATTCGGGGATTTTAACACTCTGGAAATAAACGATTTACTCAGGCAGGACAAGCTGATCTTAAACCGGCAGGAAATTTTAACCCGGCCCCTTTCTCCTAAGTAGAGGCCAAAACTCTCCTCCCTTCTATTTTTAATTTACCTTCCGTATAAAGCCTGATTGCTTCAGGATAAAGACGGTGTTCTATGCTGTGGATTTTTTTCTCTAAAGATTCCGGCGTCTCATCATTCTCTATATTTACGGCTTTTTGTAAAATTATCGGGCCATGGTCCATCTTTTCATCCACAAAATGCACGGTAACGCCGGTAACTTTGACCCCATAATCAAAGGCGTCTTTTATTGATTCCGTGCCCTTAAAGGACGGCAGCAAAGCAGGATGGATATTTAATATGCGGCCCAAATATTTAATCACGAATTCCGGGCTTAAAATGCGCATAAAACCCGCCAGGACAATTAAATCTATTTTATTTTCTTCTAAATGCCGGATAATTCCGGCTTCAAAATCCTTTTTGTCCGCGCAGTCCTCTCTTTTGAGCAAAGCTACCTTTATCCCTGCCCGTTTTGCCCGCCCAATCGCGCCGGCTTTAGGATTATCGCAGACTAAAAGCGCTAAATTGGCCTTGATCCTGCCTTTCTTTACTGCCCTGATGATAGCGCCAAAATTCGTGCCTCTTCCTGAAGCAAAAACGGCAATATTCATTTTTCCAATTCCTTTCTCAAAAACCTTTCATTCACCGGGCCAAAATCTTCGGCCTTATCCGGGTTATTCATCAAAGAGGCGATTACCGGACGGATATAATTTTTGTTTCCGCAGCAGCCGTGAATGTAATTTACCCGTGGGACTTTTCCCACTAAATCACCCCACCACTCTTACGCTTCCTCTTTAGTAGTAGCACAGTTAGGCGGGCCGGGTGGACAAAGCTTGCCACAATCAATGCACTCATCGCGCAGGCCCAAAGAATGCCCTAATTCATGCAAGAACCCCTTGGAGAAACTCTGCGCATTAGCATATCTGGCTCTGCCTAAAATAACCAAGGAGAGTTTATCGCGCGAAGATAGCTCCGCGCAGGAAACCGAACCTTGCGCATCAATTATAATCAATTTATATTCGGATTTAAGCTTATTCTTGATGCCGTCCAAAAAATCCTGGCGTACCTTTAGCGGCGGAAAGCCCTGGGCTTTTTTAAAATTCTTCTCTCCTTCATCCAGCGGCATCTGCACCTGCCAAGCATTTATTACATCCGTGAATTCATCAAAGGGCCTGGCCTTTTTTAATCTCTCCAGAATTACGCCGATATCCTTTGAAGAATCATCCCTATCAGAATAATGCAGCGGGCAAAAGACTAAATTAAGCCGCGGCTTATTCTGCTCTTTATTTGTCGGCTCTATGGTCCAACTAAGGCCATTATTTAAGAAAGAGGCCAAGAAAAAAAACAACAAGAATAATTACCTTCATCATATAAATCCCCCGTTCCACCTGCGATGTGGAACGGGTGTGGAACGATCTATCTTAAAACAATTTCGTAGGATTCGTAGGATTTTTATTGTTTCTGACACCATTGCTCGCAAAAACCGCCGGTGTAGGTCAATGTGCACGCATTACTGCCGCTGTCAGCCGTGTTTGGTGTTGTATGCTGATGGGTAAATGTGGTTATACAGCCCCCAAAATCAGTAACTGGAATCCAGCCTGTTGGACACTCTGGAGGAGTACAGGACGATTCACCGGTACAATGATATTGTGTAACATACGCGGCACAAGCCGAACAATTACGCTGCCACCCACACTTTAAAGAAACCATTGCGCCGCCGCCTCCCTGTGTCACCCAGCCTCCAGCACCATAATAATAGAATGCTCCAGGAGTAGAGTCAGCGGGATTATTGTCTATATAAACCAACTCACCCTCTTTAGCATTAGATTCCGGGAGTTCACTCTGCGGTTTATAGATTACGCTCCTGGCCACATACAGCTGGCCATTCTCCGGCGGCTGGTCATTGGCATCTAAGCTGCCACCGCTATCGTTTGTATCACCCACGGCAAACCTGTTGGTCTGTAGTTGGTTGTAGACACCGTAAGGCGAAGGGTAATAGGTGGTAATAGTGAAAGTTTCTCCTTCGTCTTCTGGGGCTCCTTGGGCAAGACAAGGCAAACTAAAGAAAACTAAAATGAAACCTAAGGCTAAACCTTTTTTTAGCATCGGTCACCTCCTGATTATACATTTTACCGGACAGGCCTCTATACACTTACCGCAGGATGTACATTTATTATATTTCTATCCCCTATTTCCTTAAAAAATAGAAACGTCCCCTATTTCATATATTAAATGCTATTTGCAACAAATCGCCTGGCTGCTGAGATAGTTCCAGCTGCTGGTGCAATCGCCGAAAGCCCTACTGCACTTTGACGAACACTGCTCTACTCCATCCAGCCTAAGCGACTCAAAAGATTCTAGGCACGATCCACCAGCATAATACGATGCGCTGGTGATGGTTACGCTCCAGTTTCCACCCCAGGCAGGCTTATTCCCAAAATCTTGACCAGCACACCCATTCCCGCTTGCGTACGTTACCATGGTCCATCCCTCTCCCAGCGAGGAACAGGTTGGGTTGTTATCGCTAAAACAAAGACCTTTACATGTCGAATAGGGAATCTCGGCTTCTCCCAATAGTTTCCAACCCGAGCTAGTGTAGAAATAAAACTTTTCATCATTACCATAAACCAGTTCGCCTCGTTGAGGGTTGGCAAGCCCATCTTTATTCACAGGGTTGTAGATAACACTTCTGGCCACAGCTATCTGTCCCTTCTCCGGCGGCTGGTCAGTATCGCCTACGGCGAACTTATTGGTCTCTAGTTCATTATACGAGCCGTAAGGCGAAGGGTAATAGGTAGCAATAGTGAAAGTTTCTCCTTCGTCTTCTGGGGCTCCTTGGACAAGACAAGGCAGGATAAACAAAAGTAAAAAACCTAAGATTAAACCTTTTTTCAGCATCGGTCACCTCCTGATAATACATTTTACCGGACAGACCTCTATACACTTACCGCAGGATGTACATTTATTATAGTCTATTATTGCCAGATTGTCTATGACATGTATAGCGTCAACCGGACAAACCTGTTCGCACTTACGGCAGGCAATACAGCCTACCGGACAGACTAGCCGGGTATCTTTTCCTAAATCATGGGAGCTGCAGGCAACATAGACATCATGTGTTACAGGCACAAGGGTGAATAATTTCTTCGGGCAGATGAGCACGCATTTATTACAGGCCTTGCATTTATCCTTATCCACTACGGGTAAACCTGTATCAGACATCTTGATGGCGTCAAAAGGGCAAACTCTCACACAACTACCAAATCCTAAACAGCCCCAAACGCACTCCTTCTGTCCGCCTAAAACTAAATTAGCAGCCACACAATCTTCTATGCCCGAATACAGGAACCTGTCCTTTACTTTTGTGCCGCCAGCGCAGTGTAAAACCGCAACTGCCTTTTCTATTTTTTGCAGCTTCCTGCCTAAAGCCTCGGCAATTTGCTTCTTGGTTTCATCGCTGCTGACCCGGCAGGCATCTATTTTCAGCTTACCGCTGAGCACCGATTCCGCAAAGCCAAAACAACCTGCCCCGCCGCAGGCGCCGCAGTTTGAACCCGGCAGCAAACCATGGATTTTTTCTAAACGGGCATCCACATGGACTGCCAGCTTTTTAGAAGCGAGTGCCAAACCCACCCCAAATAAAAGGCCCAAAACACCCAAAGTTAAAATCGGTATCAGAATTTCCATATAAAATTTAAATTAAATCACTTGTAACCTACAACATAATTAAGATTTTTTACCCCCTAAAACCTTCCCGCCAAACTACCTTTATACGATAGCGGGATCCCGCTTGCTAATTAATTAGCTTAGCGGGAAAATCCATTAAACCCCAAGAAACTCAAACTCATAATTGAGGCAATAATAAAAGCAAGCGGAAATTCTTTTAAGGCCTTTGGGCAATTACAAAAATCCAGCCTCTCCCTTATCCCCGACATTAAAAGCATGGCCAGGGTATAGCCTAACCCCACGCAGATACCCTGGAATAAGGAATAGTAAAAACTGCCTGCTATGGCCTTGCCGTTCCTAAAAAACATATCTATATTTAAAACTGCTACGCCCAATACCGCGCAGTTTACCGTAATCAAAGGCAGGTATATGCCGAAAAACCTGTATAAGGATGGGCTAATCTTCCTAATAGCCATCTCCACCAACTGCACAAAGGTAGCAATGACTAAAATAAAAGATATGGTGCGCAGGTAT
This window of the Candidatus Omnitrophota bacterium genome carries:
- the eno gene encoding phosphopyruvate hydratase, whose product is MAKIKKVIAREILDSRGNPTVEADILLDTGILARAAVPSGASTGDNEALELRDGDKKRYLGKGVLKAVDNVNTIIAPKIKGKPADFAKIDKLLIGLDATENKSRLGANAILGVSLAVAKAAALTKKQPLYKYLGGNTAKILPVPLMNILNGGLHADNNLDIQEFMIMPVGAPTFREALRYAAETFHNLKSILKSKGLSTSVGDEGGFAPSLNSNEEALNLILQAIEKAGYKAGCDICLALDCAASSFYKDGAYEFEKSRKSSSEMIAIYQDWVNKYPVLSIEDGLSEHDWPGWQEMTKKLGGKIQLVGDDIFVTNPKIFKKGIAAKIGNAILVKLNQIGSLSETLEVIEMAKKNKYKAVVSHRSGETEDTTIAHLAVACGCGQIKTGSVSRTDRICKYNELLRIEEELGPEAAYAGTSWKR
- a CDS encoding AAA family ATPase, with the protein product MNWRKIKLFIKLHWIGITIAACAAIIGISLIIFLRNAIIAWQTSESYFKKATLAQSVISFYIWIVVYIISMPLMGLTWMWIMSGGVAKFGRLHKKAVSGEDIRIHWADVIGMEESKEEAKEVMGLITDRAHLQRIGGQILRGILMIGPPGCGKTYLAKAIATEANLPFIAMSGSEFIEMFVGVGASRIRKLFKQARQLAYAEGGCIIFIDELDAVGAQRAVDRGFGGQTESNTTLNQLLIEMDGMKEKDCNVVIIGATNAPEGFLDAALMRPGRFDRKIYIDLPNLEEREKLFAYYLKDVKYDPSIDRMRLARLTVGNSPADIANLIKESALIAVRNKKEVISMKEISEAYDRVEMGIKHKIVFSQRDREKIAYHEAGHAIAMYFFAPHQDVFKATILSRGGALGFVMPHPREEIHVRNKEQYLGDIKVNLGSYAAEKLKLNITTSGVSQDFTTAMWIAKRMVWEWGMGKSGLVGNYSLLETMSSDYGIFRGENVSFVSEKIKEQLNNEVQEILQECLKEVEGLLKRESALLDRFAQELLAKEELNYDEIEAIFKEFGKARPPF
- the purN gene encoding phosphoribosylglycinamide formyltransferase — protein: MNIAVFASGRGTNFGAIIRAVKKGRIKANLALLVCDNPKAGAIGRAKRAGIKVALLKREDCADKKDFEAGIIRHLEENKIDLIVLAGFMRILSPEFVIKYLGRILNIHPALLPSFKGTESIKDAFDYGVKVTGVTVHFVDEKMDHGPIILQKAVNIENDETPESLEKKIHSIEHRLYPEAIRLYTEGKLKIEGRRVLAST
- a CDS encoding RnfABCDGE type electron transport complex subunit B; the protein is MEILIPILTLGVLGLLFGVGLALASKKLAVHVDARLEKIHGLLPGSNCGACGGAGCFGFAESVLSGKLKIDACRVSSDETKKQIAEALGRKLQKIEKAVAVLHCAGGTKVKDRFLYSGIEDCVAANLVLGGQKECVWGCLGFGSCVRVCPFDAIKMSDTGLPVVDKDKCKACNKCVLICPKKLFTLVPVTHDVYVACSSHDLGKDTRLVCPVGCIACRKCEQVCPVDAIHVIDNLAIIDYNKCTSCGKCIEVCPVKCIIRR
- a CDS encoding RnfABCDGE type electron transport complex subunit A, translating into MNVAQFLSIFISAVFVYNVILSRFLGLCSFIAISKETKPALAMSLAVMFVVTMSSIITWFIYRFLLIPFGLTYLRTISFILVIATFVQLVEMAIRKISPSLYRFFGIYLPLITVNCAVLGVAVLNIDMFFRNGKAIAGSFYYSLFQGICVGLGYTLAMLLMSGIRERLDFCNCPKALKEFPLAFIIASIMSLSFLGFNGFSR